Proteins encoded in a region of the Candidatus Poribacteria bacterium genome:
- a CDS encoding NHL repeat-containing protein: protein MKNTTLTILLTFCSLCLGLPSAFSVDFIQLEREFAGKGSTQGRFGKDIHLAFDKQHIYVSDAENRLIQKLSATGEFLFQIPEAPESLDNILRKPGHLTVDSLGNIYVADVTVHHIAESKDPKVYMFAPCVYKFSGTGELLDTYFVDPVDVHPKVVLPVNLIIDEEGKTAFAIQPKGHDRALRVALNSQNELYVLDAELGRVHKFSADGEKLFAFGRYGAGEGEFDMDAADIAIDARGNVLIADTGNHRIVRFDAAGKPLGSFGREGRGNGEFVKPMALVTLPTGEILVKDASQFRRKVGGLPEVIALSPTLTQLTESTPGQAELADTIVNATQSRYGPFAQSAAAAADTAALNRRVRLLEEAEYSRYYADETYDEDKEELAEELKRKDIRLTLFHNIISRVQKFDPNGRYLGRIVYETDQLSEEKHDLTFLDLDAAGHLYLRDASDFTIAQYSVSGFTVKPSHMNGFYSVRAASLHNNYLEDYEDIDFSTDVQDELSQLELKNLFGWTYSLSERWHLTFLDELTYGEQDERYVTPAKVEDSYDFETQALENAFAANLKFITNPNPYRYKELNLSVGRVDGTSDLMQDALFPDLNKQRRIDTGDASSTVVELNWDIWSRANLWLRYADLNPAETSRNFIRRFYDVSGDLYEVFGSRNEARQFLGELTIKF, encoded by the coding sequence ATGAAAAATACAACTCTTACAATACTACTCACATTCTGTTCGTTATGCCTTGGATTACCTTCCGCTTTTTCGGTGGATTTTATCCAATTAGAGCGTGAATTTGCAGGCAAAGGCTCAACACAAGGACGGTTCGGTAAGGATATTCATCTCGCCTTTGATAAGCAGCATATCTACGTTAGCGACGCTGAGAATCGACTTATCCAGAAGTTGTCGGCAACAGGAGAATTTCTGTTTCAGATCCCGGAAGCACCGGAATCGCTGGATAATATCTTACGGAAACCGGGGCATCTTACTGTGGATAGTTTAGGAAACATCTACGTTGCCGATGTGACCGTGCATCATATTGCTGAGAGCAAGGATCCGAAAGTTTATATGTTCGCGCCGTGTGTCTACAAGTTCAGTGGGACGGGTGAATTGTTAGACACTTACTTTGTTGATCCGGTGGATGTCCATCCCAAGGTTGTTTTGCCAGTGAATCTTATCATTGACGAAGAAGGGAAAACGGCTTTCGCCATTCAGCCCAAGGGACACGACAGAGCTCTCCGCGTCGCTCTCAATTCCCAAAATGAACTTTATGTTTTAGACGCAGAACTGGGGCGAGTTCATAAATTCAGTGCTGATGGAGAAAAGTTGTTTGCCTTTGGTAGATATGGCGCAGGTGAAGGTGAATTTGATATGGATGCCGCGGACATCGCCATTGATGCGCGTGGGAACGTCCTCATTGCAGATACCGGTAACCACCGCATTGTGAGATTCGATGCAGCAGGGAAACCTCTCGGTAGTTTTGGGAGAGAAGGACGCGGCAACGGTGAATTCGTGAAGCCAATGGCACTCGTTACCTTGCCCACTGGCGAAATCCTCGTTAAAGATGCCAGCCAATTTCGTAGGAAAGTCGGTGGACTGCCGGAGGTTATTGCGCTCTCTCCCACATTGACGCAGCTAACGGAGAGTACGCCGGGGCAAGCTGAACTCGCGGATACTATTGTCAATGCGACGCAGTCACGATACGGTCCGTTTGCACAGAGTGCCGCTGCAGCTGCCGACACTGCCGCCTTGAATAGACGTGTACGGTTATTGGAAGAAGCAGAATACAGTCGATATTACGCCGATGAAACCTATGACGAGGATAAAGAAGAACTCGCTGAAGAACTCAAACGGAAAGACATCCGCTTGACCCTCTTTCATAATATCATCTCACGCGTTCAGAAGTTTGATCCCAACGGACGGTATCTGGGACGGATCGTTTATGAAACAGATCAGCTCAGCGAGGAAAAACACGATCTGACCTTCTTGGATTTGGATGCTGCGGGGCACCTTTATCTACGGGATGCCAGCGATTTTACGATCGCGCAGTATTCTGTAAGCGGATTTACCGTGAAGCCCTCGCACATGAACGGATTTTACAGTGTTCGCGCTGCGAGTTTGCACAACAACTATCTGGAAGATTATGAGGACATTGACTTTTCAACCGATGTCCAAGATGAACTCAGCCAGTTGGAACTTAAAAATCTATTTGGATGGACCTACAGCCTCTCGGAGCGGTGGCATTTGACGTTCCTTGACGAATTAACGTACGGCGAACAAGATGAACGCTATGTTACCCCGGCGAAGGTAGAGGATAGTTACGATTTTGAGACACAGGCGTTAGAGAATGCGTTCGCCGCGAACCTGAAGTTTATCACGAATCCAAATCCATATCGGTATAAGGAACTCAATTTGTCTGTTGGGCGCGTTGATGGCACGTCTGATTTGATGCAGGACGCGCTCTTTCCTGACCTCAACAAACAGCGCAGAATAGATACCGGTGATGCAAGTTCTACGGTTGTTGAACTCAATTGGGATATCTGGTCAAGGGCAAATCTTTGGCTTCGCTATGCTGATCTCAACCCTGCTGAAACGAGTCGCAATTTTATCCGTCGGTTTTACGATGTCTCCGGGGACCTCTACGAGGTGTTTGGGAGCCGCAATGAGGCGCGCCAGTTCCTTGGAGAGTTGACCATAAAGTTTTAA
- a CDS encoding DUF5615 family PIN-like protein: MLPPLVADMNITTPVVQFLRSQGVDVVSAFEEGWHLYKDEDILANAYMMSRFVLTHDSDFGKLAVYRKHPTTGIILLRPGGRTPIEVIDDLQELLKMQVDWTPPLIAVYRSGRLRLRRL, encoded by the coding sequence ATGCTACCCCCACTTGTCGCGGATATGAATATAACGACCCCAGTTGTTCAGTTTCTACGCTCTCAAGGGGTTGATGTAGTTTCTGCTTTTGAAGAGGGGTGGCATCTTTACAAAGACGAGGACATTCTCGCTAATGCATATATGATGAGTAGGTTTGTTCTAACGCACGATTCCGATTTCGGGAAACTTGCAGTCTATCGGAAACACCCTACTACAGGAATTATCCTTCTGCGTCCAGGTGGGCGTACGCCAATTGAAGTAATTGATGACCTACAAGAGTTACTCAAAATGCAGGTGGATTGGACTCCGCCTTTGATCGCCGTGTATCGATCTGGACGCCTAAGGCTTCGTCGACTTTAG
- a CDS encoding GNAT family N-acetyltransferase has protein sequence MEFRALYPEELEAWLDHVTTVFTGGRQYFSNHWHNDPWRDPEGIRVAVDNGTIVSTVRVFIRKMFLHGEPITVGGIGEVSTRSEYRRRGLASQLLKDSIEFMESRDIAVSLLFGSQRIYSIEGWEKVPRYYARQSFAAEKGSECEVRPANFDDDTEVKRIAALYDGYARKFNGTIVRDEIAYWTKWVRTESPNAWVAERDGDIEGYVSVVRNESQLNVKEFIASEPSFAQEKGKQLFESMLSNIIAQMDVESFEVVYPAPIADGFNAPTIDEQSSAMYRINRPDALPNSYDSIPNLLHNQPQSLSQGIKSHHIFWYTDGY, from the coding sequence ATGGAGTTTCGCGCCCTTTACCCTGAAGAATTGGAGGCGTGGCTGGACCATGTTACGACTGTCTTTACAGGGGGTCGCCAATATTTTTCTAATCATTGGCACAACGATCCCTGGAGAGATCCTGAAGGCATTCGTGTTGCCGTTGACAATGGTACGATCGTTAGCACAGTGCGGGTTTTTATTCGGAAGATGTTTTTGCATGGGGAGCCGATAACCGTCGGTGGTATCGGTGAGGTCAGCACGCGCTCAGAATACCGGCGGCGTGGACTCGCTTCACAACTGCTTAAGGATTCGATCGAGTTTATGGAGTCCCGTGATATTGCCGTCTCTTTGCTCTTCGGAAGCCAACGCATCTATTCCATTGAAGGATGGGAAAAGGTACCTCGCTATTACGCAAGACAATCTTTCGCAGCTGAAAAAGGTTCGGAATGTGAAGTTCGTCCAGCTAATTTTGATGATGACACCGAAGTTAAGCGAATCGCTGCACTTTATGACGGATACGCCCGCAAATTCAATGGCACCATCGTCAGAGATGAAATAGCGTATTGGACAAAGTGGGTACGAACCGAGTCACCGAATGCTTGGGTTGCTGAACGGGATGGGGATATTGAAGGATATGTTTCCGTCGTTCGGAACGAAAGTCAACTAAACGTTAAGGAGTTCATCGCCTCAGAACCATCCTTTGCCCAGGAGAAAGGTAAACAACTTTTTGAAAGCATGCTCTCTAATATTATAGCCCAAATGGATGTGGAATCATTTGAGGTCGTCTATCCAGCACCTATTGCAGACGGTTTTAATGCTCCAACGATTGACGAACAGAGCAGTGCGATGTATCGCATCAATCGACCCGACGCACTTCCGAATTCTTATGATTCAATCCCGAATCTATTACACAACCAACCACAGTCTTTATCACAAGGCATCAAGTCGCATCATATCTTTTGGTATACCGATGGGTATTAG
- a CDS encoding DUF433 domain-containing protein, with amino-acid sequence MVRIIANSEILGGKPVIEGTRISVEQVLGLLAKGMTNEEIIESYPILSEESIRAVLGYAARALQNDIFIDMPFPRDGAS; translated from the coding sequence GTGGTTAGAATTATCGCTAATTCGGAAATACTTGGTGGAAAACCGGTAATTGAAGGCACGCGTATAAGCGTGGAACAGGTGTTGGGTTTATTGGCAAAAGGTATGACAAACGAGGAGATTATTGAATCTTATCCGATATTAAGTGAAGAAAGCATTCGGGCTGTCCTTGGCTACGCAGCACGCGCATTGCAAAACGACATCTTCATAGATATGCCTTTTCCGCGCGATGGAGCATCTTGA